The genome window GTGGGACGCCGAGATTGCCGCTATCTTTAATCCCTGACGCCTATTTTGTCCTTGCCAACAccaccctccctctctctctctgtcgctcgctctctctctctctctctctactttcttCCGCAGTAGTTTCCAATAGGCCCAGTCCCAAAACAAGGATACTTgtttccttttctctctctcgtcTTCTTCTCCCAGTCTTTCCAACTATAACGCAAATCCTCTTTACCCATCCATATCCCTTGCCTTTGATCCGCTTCCATCCTTCTCCCATCCCTGTGCCGATCCTTGGAAAAATGTGGTGGCCGAGATCTGGCTTGTATCGAGGATAATTAGCCCGAAGAAAAGAACAGTTCTGGTAGCTTTTTCTGGAGTTACCTAGCAAGTGACGCTCGCCGTCTCTCTCTTTGTTCTGTTCCCTCGTCCTTGAAACACTGTGTTGGCTAGACTGACAGCGCAAGTTCTGGTGCTGGTGATGGAATTCTGGGGCCTGGATGGCCAAAACTTTCCGGAGAGGAAGCAAGAGAGGCGCCACCactaccagcagcagcagcaccaccacATGCTTCCAGACGATCATCAGCAGCACCAGGGGAAGTGGGGGCAGGAAGTTAAGAGAGATTGCACGCATTGATAATAGCAAATCGAGCAAATCTGAAGTCGCAAGTGCGGTAGAAGAGGGACAAGGATCTGGATCCCCGGAGGACTCGTTTCCGTCAATTACAACGTCAGCCAAGAGAAAGCGaaggaggggaagaagaagaagaagaacagagcCGCCAAAAAGCTGTGGCAGTAGCTGCACAAGTACAAGCTACGGAAGGCCACCGTTTGCATCATCTACACCGCCACAACCAGCAGACACGAAGCCGGGGTTTAGCCTTCTCGTCGATTGCCACGGCTTCGTCTTCCGAGTATGCCCAATTTTCGGAAAGGATGGGGGAGCACCACAGCCACCATGGAAGCCTCGGCTTGCACCAGCTCGCACTCCACCATgaccaacagcagcagcaacgagAACAGCGGGCACAGACCCACTCGAGGTTGGGAAGGCTGAGGGCCGCCGGCGGGGAGATCGTGGAGGTTCAAGGGGGCCACATTGTGCGGTCCACAGGCCGGAAGGACCGCCACAGCAAGGTGTGCACCGCCAAGGGACCCCGCGACCGTCGCGTCCGTCTCTCCGCTCACACCGCCATTCAATTCTACGATGTCCAAGACCGCCTTGGCTACGACCGCCCTAGCAAGGCCGTCGATTGGCTCATCAAGAATGCCAAGGCCGCCATTGACCAGCTTGCCGAGCTCCCAGCTGCCTGGATCCCCACTGCTGCTGTCACTGCGGACGCCGCCGCCACCTCTACGTCCTGTGCTCCACCGAGCAGCCGATCCCCTGCCACCGAGTATCCTTCTGGGGAGTCCAGCAAGAAGCTAATACCAGTTTCCATGCCAGACTTTCCTACTGCCTTCAGCTTCGGCGGTCCCAAAGGCACCGGTGGAAGCATTAGTTTCCTCCCGCCCTCATTGGACTCCGATCACATTGCCGATACCATCAAGTCCTTCTTCCCGATGGCTGCTGCTGGTGGCACCACCATTTCGCCATCCTCTATCCCTTCAATTGGCTTCCACAACTACCCGTCGGACCTTCTCTCGCGAACCAGTGGCCGAACTCAAGACCTCCGCCTCTCTCTCCAATCCTTCCAAGATCCCATCTTTCACAACGCCCAATCCAACCAGCAGCACCATAGTCCAACTCCTGCGCACCGTTCTCTACTCGCTGGCTCCTCCCACCTCGGCTTCGACGCTGCCTCACCCGGCTGGGCTGAGCAGAACCAGCGAGTGTCTGAATGGAATGTGGCGGAGACGAGCGGCGGTGCTGGCTTGTACGGATTTGCTTTCAACGTTCCACCACTGCAGGCGGTGCCGCTGCACTCGGTGCTCGGCCCAAGCCAATTTCTCACTCAGAGGGGACCCCTTCAGTCCAGTAACTCGCCTTCGGTCCGTGGTTGGGCGGACCCTGTCGCTCCCACATCCGAGCTTCACATGCAACCCGTGCTCCATCCCTCGGCTGCCTCCATCGGGTTCACATCGGAAGCCGACTTCTCGGGGTTCCATGTTCCGGCACGGATTCAGGGCGAAGAGGAGCACGGCGATGTCCCCGACAAGCCGCCCTCTGCTACCTCTGCTTCTTGCCAATGATGGAGCGGAAGAAGAGAACCAGAGCACCCCGGATGACTACCACCCCACTCGTAATTCCCCGTTTAATCGGTCTATGGATCTCTTCGTTTGTATAAGCCTTCGGTTCTTCTCTTACCTCTGTTCCATGCTTCTGCTTTCGATCGTTTGCCATGATGAGTCTAGGTTGCCGTGACAGTCGTAGTTGCTTCTTGTTGTCGTCATGTTTTCTTCCAGCTATAGCCGAATCAAAGGTGATGGAGTTACTCTCCTTTAAGCAAATCTTCCAAATCGTGCAAGTAATGAAGAGCATAAgacaatattttctttctttcataTGAGGAGTTCTCTCTCACTCCGATAAGGAGGCGATGAAGGGAAGCGTCGAACTACACGTTGAATCGTGCCGGAGGAACAACTGATGGCAGTATCTTCAGCGTACTCCTCGAGGCCTCGAACAACCAACCAAAAGAGACGGATTCCATCACCAATCGAGGAGAGGTCTCTTTCTATGAACAGCAGCAGCCGCTTGTAATTGTAATGCTCGCCTTGGTGCTGGGAAATAATGCCAAATCTAATGACTTGTCTCACTAGACATGTTCATCGAATGATCATAAATTTAAAGACTTTA of Musa acuminata AAA Group cultivar baxijiao chromosome BXJ2-3, Cavendish_Baxijiao_AAA, whole genome shotgun sequence contains these proteins:
- the LOC135606866 gene encoding transcription factor PCF5-like is translated as MGEHHSHHGSLGLHQLALHHDQQQQQREQRAQTHSRLGRLRAAGGEIVEVQGGHIVRSTGRKDRHSKVCTAKGPRDRRVRLSAHTAIQFYDVQDRLGYDRPSKAVDWLIKNAKAAIDQLAELPAAWIPTAAVTADAAATSTSCAPPSSRSPATEYPSGESSKKLIPVSMPDFPTAFSFGGPKGTGGSISFLPPSLDSDHIADTIKSFFPMAAAGGTTISPSSIPSIGFHNYPSDLLSRTSGRTQDLRLSLQSFQDPIFHNAQSNQQHHSPTPAHRSLLAGSSHLGFDAASPGWAEQNQRVSEWNVAETSGGAGLYGFAFNVPPLQAVPLHSVLGPSQFLTQRGPLQSSNSPSVRGWADPVAPTSELHMQPVLHPSAASIGFTSEADFSGFHVPARIQGEEEHGDVPDKPPSATSASCQ